In Legionella sp. PATHC035, a genomic segment contains:
- a CDS encoding FAD-dependent oxidoreductase — MPNILVIGGGTGLTTAYMLENVMGFNVTLAEKSERYGGHINSLDFGDHGIAEGGAEFIGAPESYPNVHQLFSILGVKLKRFELNADLHKVSIEHGKEDHLVLPPVYHSAERNKHSFSGFFSCFSTDDESQKEIRIDFGTLLNKFSDLLKLEWEILRAEHEREPDDIHEVQTLEEFMEGFKKKNMGFKEEEIDEFSNRILYPIVGAAWGIPISEAKKFCAFYAMNYLALSKDWYDAPSGLSSYMEAMKTQCNNLDMRLNTEVAKLIAITDSKGIKYQAMLRDGTLMKTEQGEPMLFDDVVISTPAYATAAILPDIDAQDLQDLKKALKKVRYYDTTLAFHLDPLYAPPRGTVVHTRVEGDLAANTAQKDWKAKNGATPVKKTWVLAGQPMPNNILKTEHYKHPFMDKNYFIAQQKLHTMQKKYGLYFGGILGWKGDSHEDATIAALQAARSIHLKHDRVPAANWRLQNFLDENSYVIERNNQLSVDEVNKRTCTLF, encoded by the coding sequence ATGCCAAATATTCTAGTTATTGGTGGTGGAACAGGGCTAACAACAGCTTATATGTTAGAAAATGTTATGGGGTTTAACGTCACTTTAGCAGAAAAAAGTGAACGTTATGGCGGTCATATTAACAGTCTCGATTTTGGTGACCATGGAATCGCAGAGGGTGGCGCTGAGTTCATAGGTGCACCAGAGAGTTATCCTAATGTTCATCAATTATTTTCTATCTTAGGTGTTAAGCTAAAACGCTTTGAGCTTAATGCGGATTTGCATAAAGTCAGTATTGAGCATGGCAAAGAGGATCACCTCGTTTTACCTCCTGTGTACCACTCTGCAGAGAGAAATAAGCATTCCTTTTCTGGTTTTTTTAGTTGTTTTTCCACGGATGATGAATCACAAAAAGAGATACGCATTGATTTTGGCACTCTATTAAATAAATTTTCTGATCTATTGAAATTGGAATGGGAAATTCTGCGGGCAGAGCATGAGAGGGAGCCTGATGATATTCATGAGGTTCAAACCCTTGAAGAGTTTATGGAAGGATTTAAGAAAAAAAACATGGGTTTTAAAGAAGAGGAGATTGATGAGTTTAGTAATCGAATACTGTATCCCATAGTAGGAGCAGCTTGGGGTATTCCTATCTCCGAAGCCAAGAAATTTTGCGCATTTTATGCAATGAACTATTTAGCCTTGAGTAAAGACTGGTATGACGCACCAAGTGGTCTGAGTAGCTATATGGAGGCCATGAAAACCCAATGTAACAATCTAGACATGCGTCTCAACACAGAGGTTGCAAAACTAATTGCTATTACTGATTCAAAAGGGATTAAATATCAAGCCATGCTTCGTGATGGCACGCTAATGAAGACCGAGCAAGGCGAGCCCATGTTATTTGATGATGTGGTCATTTCTACCCCCGCTTACGCAACAGCGGCGATACTACCTGATATAGATGCTCAAGACCTGCAAGACCTTAAAAAAGCGCTTAAAAAGGTTCGGTATTACGATACAACGCTTGCTTTTCATCTAGATCCTCTTTACGCCCCTCCGCGCGGAACTGTAGTTCATACACGCGTTGAAGGAGACTTAGCAGCCAATACAGCGCAAAAAGACTGGAAAGCAAAAAATGGAGCGACTCCAGTGAAAAAAACATGGGTATTAGCTGGACAACCAATGCCCAATAATATTCTTAAAACAGAACACTATAAACACCCTTTTATGGATAAAAATTATTTTATAGCACAGCAAAAACTCCATACGATGCAAAAAAAATATGGACTCTATTTTGGAGGAATTTTAGGCTGGAAAGGTGATTCCCATGAAGATGCAACCATTGCAGCACTTCAAGCAGCACGCTCCATACATCTAAAACACGATCGAGTTCCAGCTGCGAATTGGCGTTTACAAAATTTTCTGGATGAAAACAGTTATGTTATTGAGCGAAATAACCAACTCAGTGTCGATGAAGTCAATAAGAGAACGTGTACACTGTTCTGA
- a CDS encoding glycoside hydrolase family 15 protein, producing MLKRIFFLLIFFVSQAISSVFSTEDIQKLRQNFFANIQSNGAIIAAPSKQNPNYYYDWVRDSAIAMNLIETWYESSHAFGYKERLYNYVSWTQRLQHQDDPLPGHDILGEPKFYIDGYPFDGPWGRPQNDGPALRASVLIHFAEELLNDNEIEYVKTNLYNNSLDPYSMGVIKMDLEYTAHHWSDPNFDLWEEVLGDHFFTAMVQQKALREGAVLARRLKDDNAAVYYEQQAEMINDRLMQHLDRDHKTIQATLLPHPGPQKTLELDSSVILGILFNSHEGDALSPSSIYVQNTVHALYEQFDSMFPINKNHSGEILFGRYPGDTYDGYQTNSIGNPWFILTATMAEYYYTLADSLPLNKKNESQIAKHIQVGDNYLKLIKKYAPNMKLSEQINLNTGIQQGAPSLTWSYVAVLRAIELRDKLTSKIKITS from the coding sequence ATGTTGAAAAGGATCTTTTTTTTATTAATTTTTTTTGTTTCTCAAGCAATAAGTTCGGTATTTAGTACAGAGGATATTCAAAAGCTGAGGCAGAATTTTTTTGCAAATATTCAATCTAATGGAGCAATAATCGCCGCCCCCTCAAAACAAAATCCAAACTACTATTATGATTGGGTTCGAGATTCAGCAATTGCTATGAATTTGATTGAAACATGGTATGAATCCTCACATGCCTTTGGTTATAAAGAGCGCTTATATAACTATGTTTCCTGGACCCAAAGACTTCAACATCAGGATGATCCATTACCAGGACACGATATATTGGGAGAACCTAAGTTTTATATTGATGGCTATCCTTTCGATGGCCCCTGGGGCAGACCACAAAATGACGGACCGGCTTTAAGAGCTTCCGTTTTAATTCATTTTGCCGAGGAGCTGTTAAATGATAATGAAATAGAATATGTAAAAACCAATCTTTATAATAATAGCTTGGACCCCTATTCTATGGGCGTCATTAAAATGGATTTGGAATACACCGCTCATCACTGGTCTGACCCAAATTTTGATCTTTGGGAAGAAGTACTGGGAGATCATTTTTTTACTGCTATGGTACAACAAAAAGCCCTCCGCGAAGGAGCGGTTCTTGCTCGCCGTCTCAAAGATGATAACGCGGCCGTTTACTATGAACAGCAAGCGGAGATGATAAATGATCGTCTGATGCAGCATTTAGATCGGGATCATAAAACCATTCAAGCAACGCTCTTACCCCACCCAGGACCACAAAAAACTTTAGAACTTGATTCATCTGTAATTTTGGGCATTTTATTTAACTCACATGAAGGAGATGCTCTATCTCCGAGTAGCATATATGTACAAAACACAGTTCATGCATTATATGAGCAGTTTGATTCAATGTTTCCTATTAATAAAAATCATTCAGGTGAAATTTTATTCGGTCGTTATCCAGGTGATACCTACGATGGATATCAAACGAATAGCATAGGAAATCCATGGTTTATATTAACAGCGACTATGGCTGAATATTATTATACGCTTGCCGATAGCTTGCCCTTAAATAAAAAAAATGAATCACAAATAGCGAAACACATTCAGGTTGGCGATAATTACCTGAAACTTATAAAAAAATATGCCCCCAACATGAAATTAAGTGAACAAATTAACTTAAATACGGGAATCCAACAAGGAGCTCCTTCGCTAACCTGGAGCTATGTGGCCGTTTTACGTGCTATAGAGTTAAGAGATAAACTCACAAGCAAAATTAAAATAACTTCTTAA
- a CDS encoding sugar porter family MFS transporter has translation MTWVVAIIGSVAGFLFGYDEGIIAGSLELVKNHFELNATHIGIMASALPFGALFGSMLIGAITASKGVKRFGRRTLLAFAGMLFFLGALGAGFADSITVLIISRLVLGLAIGMASVMAPLYLAETATYETRGAVVAIYQLAMTVGIVCSYSVNYLLLENHDWRAMFASSAFPALVLSIGILLMPESPRWLCSVGRRDAASKALKKLRNSHSIEHELTDIEITLANEPKKGSWLLLFQNPLLPVLMLGSMLFCLQQLSGINVVIYFAPEIFKNLGMNSTTGQILATIGIGLVNLLVTIIAMLSVDRIGRRKLLLFGFSGMFLSLLALCVFSLNQVAWLSYLSVACLILYIFSFAVSVGPIPHIAMAEIFPLHVRGAGMGFSAMSNWTFNTVVIFSFPILEKMMGIEYTFALYAVICLLGLIYTYFYMPETKNMSLEQIENYIISGKPLRLLGRKELVSTEDVGKKEPSYLAST, from the coding sequence ATGACATGGGTTGTCGCAATTATCGGTTCGGTCGCAGGTTTTTTGTTCGGTTACGATGAGGGAATCATCGCCGGCTCTTTAGAGTTAGTCAAAAATCATTTTGAATTAAATGCAACGCATATTGGCATAATGGCCTCGGCTTTACCCTTTGGTGCTTTATTTGGCTCTATGCTGATTGGTGCAATTACTGCATCAAAAGGAGTAAAACGTTTTGGGCGCCGTACGTTATTAGCTTTTGCAGGCATGTTGTTCTTTTTAGGGGCATTAGGAGCTGGATTCGCTGACTCCATTACCGTGCTCATTATCTCTCGACTGGTGCTTGGTTTGGCCATTGGAATGGCCTCGGTAATGGCACCCTTGTATCTGGCTGAAACTGCAACCTATGAAACAAGGGGGGCAGTAGTTGCTATTTATCAATTAGCAATGACCGTGGGAATTGTTTGTTCTTATTCAGTCAATTACCTGCTGTTGGAAAACCATGATTGGCGCGCTATGTTTGCTTCAAGTGCTTTTCCCGCTCTGGTTTTAAGTATTGGCATTTTACTCATGCCCGAATCTCCAAGATGGCTATGTAGTGTTGGGCGACGTGATGCAGCATCTAAGGCCTTAAAAAAATTACGTAACAGTCATTCTATCGAGCACGAGTTAACTGATATTGAAATAACCTTAGCTAATGAACCGAAAAAAGGAAGTTGGTTGCTTTTATTTCAAAATCCTCTATTACCTGTTTTGATGCTGGGTTCCATGTTGTTTTGTTTGCAACAATTAAGTGGTATCAATGTGGTGATCTATTTTGCACCTGAAATTTTTAAAAATTTAGGCATGAACAGCACTACGGGACAAATATTGGCGACCATAGGGATTGGTCTGGTTAATTTATTGGTGACCATTATTGCGATGCTCAGTGTCGATAGAATCGGTCGACGTAAACTTCTGTTGTTTGGTTTTTCCGGCATGTTCCTCAGTCTGCTGGCTTTATGTGTATTTTCTTTAAATCAAGTTGCCTGGCTTTCTTATTTGTCCGTTGCGTGTCTCATTCTTTATATTTTTTCTTTTGCAGTGAGTGTAGGGCCAATACCTCATATTGCGATGGCTGAAATATTTCCCTTGCACGTACGAGGTGCTGGCATGGGGTTCTCTGCCATGAGCAACTGGACTTTTAATACAGTTGTCATTTTTAGTTTCCCGATTTTGGAAAAAATGATGGGTATTGAATATACCTTTGCTTTATATGCGGTGATTTGTCTTTTGGGGCTTATCTATACCTACTTTTATATGCCTGAGACAAAAAATATGAGCTTGGAACAAATTGAGAATTACATTATTTCAGGTAAGCCATTACGTTTATTAGGTCGTAAAGAGTTAGTTTCTACCGAAGATGTTGGTAAAAAAGAGCCCTCTTATTTAGCTTCTACCTAA
- a CDS encoding bifunctional 4-hydroxy-2-oxoglutarate aldolase/2-dehydro-3-deoxy-phosphogluconate aldolase codes for MSFPNWMVQPEIVFCASPVIPVVVIKEIEHAVPLATALFSGGIQVLEVTLRTPIALDAIKLLTETFPDALIGAGTVTTPEQLEQVANLGAKFALSPGKTQELLAAGCHSTIPLIPGISSVSELMEGLIMGYTHFKFFPATAAGGVNMLRAMQGPFPQAKFCPTGGINEVNFVDFLALSNVSCVGGSWLVPEEAIKKGNWLLITELAFAARQSVIGWD; via the coding sequence ATGTCGTTTCCAAATTGGATGGTGCAACCGGAAATTGTATTCTGTGCATCACCTGTAATCCCAGTTGTTGTAATTAAAGAAATAGAACATGCGGTGCCTTTGGCCACAGCGTTATTTTCTGGCGGTATTCAGGTTCTTGAGGTGACACTAAGAACACCGATCGCCTTGGATGCGATTAAGCTACTCACCGAAACTTTCCCAGATGCTTTAATTGGCGCCGGTACTGTAACCACCCCAGAACAATTAGAACAAGTAGCGAATTTAGGTGCAAAATTTGCACTAAGTCCTGGAAAAACCCAAGAACTATTAGCTGCTGGATGTCATTCTACTATCCCTTTAATTCCTGGTATATCCAGTGTTTCCGAATTGATGGAAGGCCTTATTATGGGATATACGCATTTTAAATTTTTCCCTGCGACAGCTGCTGGAGGAGTCAATATGTTGCGTGCGATGCAAGGTCCATTTCCACAAGCAAAATTTTGCCCAACTGGCGGCATCAATGAAGTAAATTTTGTGGACTTCTTAGCGCTATCCAATGTTTCTTGTGTTGGAGGCTCTTGGTTAGTACCCGAAGAAGCAATTAAAAAAGGCAACTGGTTATTAATTACTGAGTTAGCCTTTGCTGCCCGTCAAAGTGTTATAGGATGGGATTAG
- the glk gene encoding glucokinase, protein MSVDDSKSYAIVADIGGTFARFSRVNLENLVMDKIEIYSCAAFPSLEAVLLAYKEQHQLEEINQVALAIACPVVDDVLCMTNTHWTFSISELKHRLNLTELKVLNDFNAIAMSLPVLSDQQIIQIGRGSANPNGARAVLGPGTGLGVAFLVPGREGYWAHAGEGGHISWGAKTEQEWFIYCHLKKKYDHVSYERLLSGQGLENLYQALTALHQKEKPPIPASEIITLALTQQCTIAEAAVAQFFAILGAYAGDLALIVAAFGGIYIAGGIVPRLISLLSGSDFRARFEEKGRFSEFNAKIPTFVITAEQPGILGAAVYLKQSLAR, encoded by the coding sequence ATGAGCGTTGATGATTCAAAGTCTTATGCGATTGTTGCCGATATTGGTGGAACTTTTGCACGTTTTAGCCGTGTCAATTTAGAAAACTTGGTCATGGATAAAATTGAAATTTATTCATGCGCTGCGTTCCCCAGTCTTGAAGCGGTATTATTGGCTTATAAAGAACAGCATCAATTGGAAGAAATTAATCAAGTTGCTCTTGCTATTGCTTGTCCGGTAGTTGACGATGTGCTCTGTATGACCAATACACATTGGACTTTTTCAATCAGCGAATTAAAACACCGGTTAAATCTGACAGAACTGAAGGTTTTGAATGATTTTAATGCGATTGCAATGAGCCTGCCAGTTTTATCGGATCAGCAAATCATACAGATTGGAAGAGGCAGTGCAAATCCCAATGGAGCAAGGGCGGTATTGGGCCCTGGAACAGGACTGGGAGTCGCTTTCCTTGTTCCTGGTCGAGAGGGATATTGGGCTCATGCGGGAGAAGGTGGACACATCAGCTGGGGAGCCAAAACGGAACAGGAGTGGTTTATTTATTGTCATCTGAAAAAAAAATACGATCATGTCTCTTATGAGCGATTATTGTCAGGTCAGGGTCTGGAAAATTTATATCAAGCATTGACGGCATTGCACCAAAAAGAGAAACCTCCTATTCCTGCATCTGAGATTATTACTTTGGCTTTAACACAACAATGTACTATTGCAGAAGCAGCTGTCGCACAGTTTTTCGCGATTCTCGGTGCTTATGCGGGGGACTTAGCACTAATTGTTGCCGCTTTTGGTGGTATTTATATTGCTGGTGGTATTGTGCCACGTTTAATTTCCCTGTTGTCTGGCAGTGATTTCAGAGCGCGTTTTGAAGAAAAGGGGCGTTTTAGTGAGTTTAATGCGAAAATTCCGACCTTTGTAATTACTGCCGAGCAGCCAGGTATTTTAGGCGCTGCAGTTTATTTAAAACAATCGTTGGCTCGATAG
- the edd gene encoding phosphogluconate dehydratase, which yields MHPVVAQVTDRIRERSAHSRDSYLKHIEKSRIKGPQRSILHCGNLAHGFAACVKQDKANLSGMTKANIAIVSAYNDMLSAHQPYLNYPSLIKEAISEAGGVAQFAGGVPAMCDGITQGQTGMELSLLSRDVIAMSAAVGLSHNMFDGALMLGICDKIVPGLLMAALSFGHLPFIFIPAGPMPSGISNEEKARIRQLYAEGKTDKKALLEAEAASYHSAGTCTFYGTANSNQLIIETMGLQLPGSSFINPNTPLRDALTRYAAQQILSLTDLDEHYLPIGKIFDVKNIVNGIVALLASGGSTNHTIHLIAIANMAGYSINWDDFAQLSAVTPLIAKIYPNGYADINHFQRAGGMAYFIHTLLEAELLHEDVDTVMGHGLQRYTTQPILDNEQLLWVSGPTSSSDERVLISAKTPFKPQGGVQVLSGNIGRAVIKTSGLAPGKSKIEAPAVVCSSQEEFGEMFQKGMLNQDCVVVLRFQGPKACGMPELHQLTPKLGVLMDKGYQVALVTDGRMSGASGKVPAAIHVTPEALDNEVLSRVETGDMILIDADQGILQLLVSEQVLGQRTKAVLHETAFHFGTGRELFTSLRSQFTGAEQGACSLFQGKESCYER from the coding sequence ATGCACCCGGTTGTAGCTCAAGTTACTGATCGCATTCGTGAACGCAGTGCCCATAGCAGAGATTCATATCTGAAGCATATTGAAAAATCCCGTATTAAAGGGCCTCAGCGCAGTATACTGCATTGTGGCAATTTAGCGCATGGTTTTGCTGCCTGTGTGAAGCAGGATAAAGCCAACCTGAGCGGTATGACCAAAGCCAATATTGCTATTGTTTCTGCTTATAACGACATGCTTTCTGCACATCAACCTTACCTCAATTACCCCTCTTTAATAAAAGAGGCTATTTCTGAAGCAGGAGGTGTCGCACAATTTGCAGGGGGCGTTCCTGCAATGTGTGATGGGATAACCCAAGGCCAGACAGGAATGGAGTTAAGTTTATTAAGTCGGGATGTGATCGCCATGTCCGCAGCTGTAGGGCTTTCACATAATATGTTTGATGGCGCACTCATGCTGGGTATTTGCGACAAAATTGTGCCTGGTTTATTAATGGCCGCATTGAGTTTTGGCCATTTACCATTCATTTTTATTCCGGCAGGTCCTATGCCTTCAGGAATATCAAATGAGGAAAAAGCACGTATCCGTCAATTGTATGCGGAAGGAAAGACAGATAAAAAAGCACTGCTTGAGGCAGAAGCTGCCTCGTATCACTCTGCAGGTACATGTACTTTTTATGGCACTGCGAATTCCAACCAACTGATTATCGAAACGATGGGGTTGCAACTTCCTGGTTCATCATTTATCAATCCGAATACTCCATTGCGCGATGCGTTAACTCGGTATGCAGCGCAACAGATTCTTTCTTTAACCGATTTGGATGAGCACTATCTGCCCATAGGCAAGATCTTCGATGTCAAAAATATTGTTAATGGGATAGTGGCTTTGTTGGCATCTGGTGGTTCAACCAACCATACGATACATTTAATTGCTATAGCGAATATGGCCGGTTACTCGATCAATTGGGATGATTTTGCTCAATTATCGGCGGTTACTCCCCTAATTGCGAAAATTTATCCTAATGGATATGCAGACATTAATCATTTTCAAAGAGCTGGTGGTATGGCCTATTTTATTCATACCCTATTGGAAGCTGAGCTATTACATGAAGATGTTGATACGGTGATGGGGCATGGTTTGCAACGATATACGACACAGCCAATATTGGACAATGAACAATTACTCTGGGTTTCTGGGCCAACTAGTTCGAGTGATGAGCGTGTATTAATTTCCGCTAAAACTCCTTTCAAGCCCCAAGGAGGAGTACAAGTATTAAGTGGCAATATAGGACGGGCTGTAATAAAAACCTCCGGACTCGCTCCAGGAAAAAGTAAGATAGAGGCTCCTGCCGTAGTTTGTTCCAGTCAGGAAGAGTTTGGGGAGATGTTTCAAAAAGGGATGTTAAATCAGGATTGTGTGGTTGTACTTCGCTTTCAAGGACCTAAAGCCTGTGGAATGCCAGAATTGCATCAATTAACGCCTAAGCTCGGTGTGCTTATGGATAAAGGATATCAAGTTGCTTTAGTCACTGACGGGCGTATGTCGGGTGCTTCAGGTAAAGTTCCCGCTGCAATTCATGTTACGCCAGAAGCGCTCGATAATGAGGTGCTTTCTCGAGTTGAAACGGGGGATATGATTTTAATTGATGCAGACCAAGGTATCTTACAATTATTAGTTTCTGAGCAGGTCTTAGGACAAAGAACCAAAGCAGTTTTGCATGAAACAGCATTCCACTTTGGCACAGGCCGAGAATTATTTACCAGCCTAAGGTCACAATTTACGGGAGCTGAACAGGGCGCTTGCAGTTTGTTTCAGGGAAAAGAGTCTTGTTATGAGCGTTGA
- the pgl gene encoding 6-phosphogluconolactonase: MQLHSFSEAPLLTEDLANRLKQILGDAINLRGHAYLVVSGGKTPLDLFKALAKTDIPWDKVTITLADERCVPAHDSERNEHSVRQFLLQNHASKAHFLSLYDEGHSLEQIEHLIASLPTFDAVVLGMGEDGHTASLFPCSDELDKGLDDNAAAVLRVSPKKASHQRISLSKKRLLNSRVIFFHLLGHKKLAVLHQAMAEHDPRVMPVSAFLNNADANVQVLYAP, from the coding sequence ATGCAGTTACATAGTTTTAGTGAAGCGCCTTTATTAACCGAAGACTTAGCTAACCGGCTCAAGCAGATTCTCGGTGATGCAATCAATCTTCGAGGTCATGCTTATCTAGTCGTTTCAGGTGGCAAAACCCCTCTCGATTTATTTAAGGCCCTGGCCAAAACAGATATTCCCTGGGATAAAGTTACAATAACTCTGGCTGACGAACGTTGTGTTCCTGCTCATGATTCCGAGCGAAATGAACATTCGGTTCGACAGTTTTTACTACAGAATCACGCCTCCAAAGCTCATTTTCTGAGTTTATATGACGAAGGGCACTCGCTAGAGCAAATAGAGCACCTCATTGCCTCTTTACCGACTTTTGATGCAGTAGTTTTAGGTATGGGGGAGGATGGACATACCGCATCCTTATTTCCTTGCTCGGATGAGCTTGATAAGGGGTTAGATGATAATGCGGCAGCAGTACTTCGTGTGAGTCCCAAAAAAGCATCTCATCAACGAATCAGCTTATCAAAAAAAAGGTTGTTAAATAGCCGCGTGATTTTTTTTCATTTATTAGGCCACAAAAAACTGGCGGTGTTGCATCAAGCAATGGCAGAGCACGATCCCAGAGTTATGCCTGTCAGTGCTTTTTTAAATAATGCAGATGCCAATGTTCAGGTGTTGTATGCACCTTAA
- the zwf gene encoding glucose-6-phosphate dehydrogenase codes for MIEEVAAQYPCDLIIFGALGDLSCRKLFPALYQLECARLLHAHTRIISCARDSLTLTEFTELIKSKMQTFIREGLDERVWSRLLERITYCQIDLTQSEDFAKIIDYVNPQERIPISYFAIPPSLYAQTCQGLSSIGLTNQPSRVVLEKPIGHDLPSSIAINNEVAHFFAESQIYRIDHYLGKETVLNLLVLRFANAIFSSNWDHQAIDKVEISVAEEVGVEGRWAYYDKSGQVRDMLQNHLLQILSLLAMEPPMSLDADCIRSEKLKVLKSLRPISDTHVHDHTVRAQYVGNVIRGQQTPGYLEEEGAYKKSTTETFVAIKAYIDNWRWSGVPFYLLTGKRLSKKQSEVVIYFKPQPYNIFKQLKQELSPNQLIIRLQPDEGVELRMMNKVPGLSESMQLRDSKLDLNFNHLFNSQRIADAYERLLLEVMLGHQYLFVSREEVEQAWQWIDEIKQAWERQDTPLYTYPSGTWGPLEVIRLYNGKAHVWGEQNAVT; via the coding sequence ATGATCGAAGAAGTCGCTGCACAATATCCTTGTGATTTAATTATATTCGGTGCCTTGGGGGATCTGTCTTGTCGTAAATTATTTCCTGCTTTGTATCAGTTGGAATGTGCTCGTTTGCTTCATGCCCATACACGTATAATCAGTTGTGCACGTGATTCGTTAACATTAACTGAGTTCACTGAGTTAATAAAATCCAAAATGCAGACTTTTATCAGAGAGGGTCTTGATGAACGAGTTTGGTCACGCCTTTTGGAGCGCATAACCTATTGCCAGATTGACTTAACCCAATCTGAAGATTTTGCAAAAATAATCGATTATGTGAATCCCCAGGAGCGAATACCCATTTCCTATTTTGCAATTCCTCCATCACTCTATGCTCAAACATGCCAAGGTCTCTCGAGTATAGGCTTAACAAATCAACCATCGCGAGTGGTTTTAGAAAAACCGATTGGCCATGACTTGCCTTCATCGATTGCCATTAATAATGAAGTGGCCCATTTTTTTGCTGAAAGTCAAATTTATCGAATTGATCATTATCTCGGTAAAGAAACGGTACTGAACCTTTTGGTGCTTCGTTTTGCTAATGCAATTTTTTCCTCAAATTGGGACCACCAAGCTATTGATAAGGTCGAAATTAGCGTGGCTGAAGAAGTTGGTGTAGAAGGACGATGGGCCTATTATGATAAATCAGGTCAAGTAAGAGACATGTTGCAAAATCATTTGCTACAAATCCTATCGCTTTTGGCCATGGAGCCGCCAATGAGTCTTGATGCCGATTGTATTCGTAGTGAAAAATTAAAAGTATTAAAATCATTACGACCTATTTCAGATACTCATGTGCATGATCATACCGTGCGAGCCCAATATGTGGGAAACGTAATTAGAGGTCAACAGACACCTGGATATTTGGAGGAGGAGGGGGCTTACAAAAAGTCAACCACGGAGACTTTTGTTGCGATCAAAGCCTATATCGATAATTGGCGCTGGTCAGGTGTTCCTTTTTATTTATTGACGGGTAAAAGATTATCAAAAAAGCAAAGTGAAGTGGTGATTTATTTTAAACCACAACCCTATAACATTTTCAAACAATTAAAACAGGAGTTGTCTCCTAATCAGCTCATTATTCGCTTACAACCTGATGAGGGGGTGGAGTTACGAATGATGAATAAAGTCCCTGGACTTAGTGAAAGCATGCAATTAAGGGACAGTAAGTTGGATTTAAATTTCAATCACCTGTTTAATTCACAAAGAATTGCAGATGCGTATGAGCGGTTGTTGTTGGAAGTCATGTTAGGCCATCAATATCTGTTTGTGAGTCGTGAAGAAGTAGAGCAAGCCTGGCAATGGATTGATGAAATTAAGCAAGCATGGGAAAGACAAGATACCCCTCTCTATACTTATCCCTCAGGAACTTGGGGGCCTTTGGAAGTAATTCGTTTATACAATGGCAAGGCACATGTATGGGGTGAACAAAATGCAGTTACATAG